In Gemmata obscuriglobus, a single genomic region encodes these proteins:
- a CDS encoding SMP-30/gluconolactonase/LRE family protein, translating to MSRSALTLLALFGAPLAVLAGDEIPANKQYQAFVLKQAAELRKGDKPPATIAEWEKIETELRKNLFDAWGGEACFLPKPCDLDPKRHGEPLTRDGYTVEKLTIQTRPGVRMTCNLYVPDSAKTKPAPAILQVHGHWKGAKQDPVVQSRCIGAAKLGFVVLCVDAFGAGERGVGTALGEYHGDMTAATLLPIGLPLSGLQVYENMRAVDYLETRTEVDKTRIGITGASGGGNQTMYAGAWDKRLKAVMPVCSVGSYQAYLQTACCMCEVVPGALKFTEEWAVLALTAPRALCVVNATNDGIQFSVSEAKKTLAFTAPVFKLLGKPDNLQHAVFEGPHDYSKSMRETMYGFMTLHLKGEGNGEPIPEPKIATEHPEDLRCYPGDTRPKDFVTIPKFAAREGKKLRDSVPAPRTREEWNRESETRRKALAELIRPPHDFSASWRLSNTLRIDPEEGLTLHCRIDGRIGTPAVVLLNLEGAKAAQQGELYAALKTAGVTVVTFDLRGTGTLAGIGERVGRAPDHNTAEWGLWLGRPLLGQWCIDLHRVLSILRSEAGLNYITVIGEGPAGIVALSAAALDVNEKRISAVVAINTLTSFVTDEPYTNQRLGVMAPGLLRDIGDVAHLAALCAPKRVVIAGGVSGGGTARTLDQLATAYAPASAAFELIGRRNDFVITTPDRVLKELGLLANAAKDEPIFEQGAKLITLAGKGAAGEGPAWDADLGVLTSGEKGIHQFTPKGESTVWREKAGTNGLLFDRTGTLVCCEPVSRSVSRVNRDGKRTVLTDSFGGKKYNQPNDLTIDSKNRIYFSDPRYGPRDDMQQKDADGKTIEGVYRLDTDGKVSRVIGRELERANGVLVSADDKYLFVADNNNDKGGARKLWRFDLKTDGTVDLKSQKMLHDWKTGRGPDGIKQDAKGRLYVAGGLNKPTAAEPAEDVKGGVYVIDPESGKLLAFLAVPTDEVTNCAFGGPDLKTLYITGGGTLYSTRTTTPGRVIWPKK from the coding sequence ATGTCACGATCCGCACTCACTCTCCTCGCGCTATTCGGCGCGCCACTCGCCGTTCTCGCTGGCGATGAAATTCCGGCCAACAAGCAGTACCAGGCGTTCGTTCTCAAGCAAGCCGCAGAACTACGAAAAGGCGACAAACCTCCGGCCACGATCGCCGAGTGGGAGAAGATCGAAACCGAACTGCGCAAGAACCTGTTCGATGCATGGGGTGGAGAGGCGTGCTTCCTGCCGAAGCCGTGCGACCTTGACCCGAAGCGACACGGGGAGCCGCTCACGCGCGACGGGTACACCGTCGAGAAGCTCACCATCCAGACGCGCCCCGGTGTCCGTATGACCTGCAACCTGTACGTCCCCGATTCCGCGAAAACGAAACCCGCGCCCGCGATCTTGCAGGTCCACGGCCACTGGAAAGGCGCCAAACAGGACCCGGTGGTACAGTCCCGGTGCATCGGCGCCGCGAAGCTCGGGTTCGTCGTGCTGTGCGTGGACGCGTTCGGCGCCGGCGAGCGCGGGGTCGGGACCGCCCTGGGCGAGTACCACGGCGACATGACCGCCGCCACGTTGCTCCCCATCGGTCTGCCGCTGTCGGGGTTGCAGGTGTACGAGAACATGCGGGCGGTCGATTACCTCGAAACCCGCACGGAGGTGGACAAGACGCGCATCGGCATCACCGGCGCCAGCGGCGGCGGCAACCAGACGATGTACGCCGGAGCTTGGGACAAGCGGTTAAAAGCCGTGATGCCGGTATGCTCGGTCGGTAGCTATCAGGCGTACCTTCAAACGGCGTGCTGCATGTGCGAGGTGGTCCCCGGCGCGCTGAAGTTCACCGAGGAGTGGGCCGTCCTCGCGCTGACCGCCCCGCGCGCGCTGTGCGTCGTGAACGCGACGAACGACGGCATCCAGTTTTCGGTCAGCGAGGCAAAGAAGACACTCGCCTTCACTGCGCCTGTCTTCAAGCTGCTCGGGAAGCCGGACAACCTGCAACACGCGGTCTTCGAGGGGCCGCACGACTACAGCAAGTCGATGCGCGAGACGATGTACGGCTTCATGACCCTGCACCTCAAGGGCGAGGGCAACGGCGAGCCAATCCCCGAACCGAAGATCGCGACCGAACACCCTGAAGACCTCCGCTGCTACCCCGGCGACACGCGGCCGAAGGACTTCGTGACGATCCCCAAGTTCGCGGCGCGAGAGGGGAAGAAGTTACGTGACTCGGTGCCGGCGCCCCGCACACGGGAGGAATGGAACCGAGAGTCAGAGACCCGGCGCAAGGCACTGGCAGAACTCATCCGTCCCCCACACGACTTCAGCGCCTCGTGGCGACTTTCGAACACACTCCGTATCGACCCAGAGGAAGGGTTGACCCTGCACTGTCGCATTGACGGCAGGATCGGTACGCCGGCGGTCGTGCTGCTGAACCTGGAAGGGGCCAAAGCGGCGCAACAGGGGGAGTTGTACGCTGCACTCAAAACCGCGGGCGTAACTGTTGTCACTTTCGACCTCCGGGGAACGGGTACACTGGCTGGCATCGGTGAGCGTGTCGGCCGGGCACCGGATCACAACACCGCTGAATGGGGCCTTTGGCTCGGTCGCCCCCTGTTGGGGCAGTGGTGCATTGACCTTCACCGAGTGCTGTCGATTTTGCGGAGCGAAGCAGGGCTGAACTACATCACCGTCATAGGCGAAGGTCCGGCTGGGATCGTCGCGCTCTCAGCAGCGGCTCTTGATGTCAACGAGAAGCGCATCTCCGCGGTCGTTGCGATCAACACCCTGACCAGCTTCGTGACGGACGAACCGTACACGAACCAGCGCCTCGGGGTGATGGCGCCCGGCTTGCTCCGCGACATCGGGGACGTGGCGCACCTCGCCGCCCTCTGCGCCCCGAAGCGCGTTGTCATCGCCGGTGGCGTGTCGGGCGGTGGGACCGCGCGGACCTTGGACCAACTCGCGACCGCCTACGCGCCGGCGTCTGCCGCGTTCGAACTGATTGGTCGAAGAAACGATTTCGTCATCACCACCCCGGACAGGGTACTGAAGGAACTAGGCCTTCTTGCAAACGCCGCCAAAGATGAACCAATCTTTGAGCAGGGGGCGAAGCTCATCACACTCGCGGGCAAAGGGGCGGCGGGCGAGGGGCCGGCGTGGGACGCCGACCTCGGCGTGCTCACCAGCGGCGAGAAGGGCATTCACCAGTTCACCCCGAAGGGCGAAAGCACGGTGTGGCGCGAGAAGGCGGGCACCAACGGGCTCCTCTTCGACCGCACAGGCACTCTCGTGTGCTGCGAACCGGTGTCGCGCTCGGTGTCGCGCGTCAACCGCGACGGCAAACGCACCGTACTGACCGACTCGTTCGGCGGCAAGAAATACAACCAGCCCAACGACCTGACCATCGACTCCAAGAACCGCATCTACTTCAGCGACCCGCGCTACGGCCCGCGCGACGACATGCAGCAGAAGGACGCGGACGGCAAGACCATCGAAGGCGTGTACCGCCTCGACACCGACGGCAAAGTGAGTCGCGTCATCGGCCGTGAGCTCGAGCGCGCGAACGGCGTGCTCGTGTCCGCCGACGATAAGTACCTGTTCGTGGCTGACAACAACAACGACAAGGGCGGCGCGCGGAAGCTCTGGCGGTTCGACCTGAAGACCGACGGCACTGTGGACCTCAAGTCGCAGAAGATGCTGCACGATTGGAAGACGGGGCGCGGACCCGACGGCATCAAACAGGACGCCAAGGGTCGGTTGTATGTCGCGGGCGGATTGAACAAGCCGACCGCGGCCGAACCCGCCGAGGACGTGAAGGGCGGCGTCTACGTCATCGACCCCGAGAGCGGAAAGTTGCTCGCGTTCCTGGCGGTGCCGACGGACGAGGTGACCAACTGTGCGTTCGGCGGCCCGGACCTGAAGACGCTTTACATCACCGGCGGCGGCACGCTCTACAGCACCCGCACGACCACACCCGGGCGCGTGATCTGGCCGAAGAAGTAA
- a CDS encoding calmodulin → MSTRVTFIPVILLATALSSTAAEQKSEPLNLVCITATRPVLVRLDVAVDGKPLVVEWESFARALFTHLDANNNGTLEGAELARLPPTLTLLTVRTGFPLPAAPALTRDGLMEYLRANDLGPLRALISGGVAPVFRRPVRGNAVGAGQALDKALFEALDSNADGKLSPDELTAGPAALGKLDTDENELISAAEVRGWLGRTDPPVTLSHEPGASSFPRFGLRVASRKSDPVLAKQLLSWYQPKRKDDVPARRLTKADLNLTAEAFAALDRDGDDELDPEELARFGGGCPPAADLALQLGQVPPDKSPAAVLSVGKADLTVTMGNQGANVSLAGPGIRIDFVPTSAGADPRGLYVNTFRQFDRDANGYLDAAEIRRSDLFRDLLPLIDADGDGKVFEKELLAALDKIQPLATLAARGLVAANVTEAGHGLFGIIDADGNGQLSQRELRQLPKLTKHFATAKNGSFRLADVPQHLRVTLASHPAGPWLIEAPIDRPREPRSAVGPTWFQKMDRNRDGDVSRREFLGSEDDFRRLDRDGDGLIDAHEAEAASKPETR, encoded by the coding sequence GTGAGCACGCGCGTCACTTTCATTCCGGTGATCCTGCTCGCGACCGCGCTCTCGAGCACCGCGGCCGAGCAGAAGTCCGAGCCCCTCAACCTCGTGTGCATTACGGCCACGCGGCCGGTGCTCGTTCGGCTAGATGTCGCGGTGGACGGCAAGCCGTTGGTTGTGGAGTGGGAGTCCTTCGCGCGAGCCCTGTTCACGCACCTCGACGCGAACAACAACGGCACGCTCGAAGGAGCGGAACTGGCTCGCCTTCCGCCGACGCTCACGCTGTTGACTGTCCGGACCGGTTTCCCGCTGCCCGCAGCGCCCGCGTTGACCCGCGACGGGCTTATGGAGTACTTGCGGGCGAACGATCTCGGACCGCTCCGCGCGCTCATTTCCGGTGGCGTCGCGCCGGTCTTCCGGCGCCCGGTTCGAGGAAATGCGGTCGGAGCGGGCCAGGCGCTCGACAAAGCGCTGTTCGAGGCGCTCGATTCCAACGCGGACGGGAAACTGTCCCCGGACGAGCTGACAGCCGGACCGGCTGCGCTGGGGAAACTCGATACGGACGAGAACGAACTGATCAGCGCCGCAGAGGTGCGCGGGTGGCTCGGCCGAACGGACCCGCCGGTAACTCTGAGCCACGAGCCGGGTGCGAGTTCGTTCCCCCGGTTCGGGTTGCGCGTGGCATCGCGGAAAAGCGATCCCGTTCTCGCGAAGCAGTTGCTCAGTTGGTACCAGCCCAAACGGAAAGACGACGTCCCGGCCCGACGGCTCACGAAGGCCGATCTGAACCTCACGGCCGAAGCGTTCGCCGCGCTCGATCGGGACGGGGACGACGAACTCGATCCGGAGGAACTGGCGCGGTTCGGGGGCGGGTGCCCGCCCGCGGCCGACCTCGCATTGCAACTCGGTCAGGTACCGCCGGACAAATCCCCGGCAGCCGTCCTCTCGGTGGGAAAAGCGGACCTTACCGTGACCATGGGAAACCAAGGAGCAAACGTTTCCTTGGCGGGACCGGGTATACGAATCGACTTCGTGCCGACGAGCGCCGGCGCCGACCCGCGCGGCCTGTACGTAAATACGTTCCGTCAATTCGATCGCGACGCCAACGGGTACCTGGACGCCGCCGAGATCCGAAGGAGTGACCTCTTCCGCGACCTGCTCCCTCTGATCGACGCCGACGGCGACGGCAAGGTCTTCGAGAAGGAACTGCTCGCGGCCCTGGACAAGATCCAGCCGCTGGCGACTCTGGCGGCGCGTGGGCTGGTCGCCGCAAACGTGACCGAGGCGGGGCACGGCTTGTTCGGAATCATCGACGCGGACGGCAACGGGCAACTGTCGCAGCGCGAGTTGCGACAGTTGCCGAAGCTGACAAAGCACTTCGCCACCGCAAAGAACGGGTCGTTCCGTTTGGCGGATGTACCGCAGCACTTACGGGTGACGCTCGCGAGCCACCCCGCCGGCCCGTGGTTGATCGAGGCGCCCATCGACCGGCCCCGGGAACCGCGATCGGCAGTGGGTCCGACCTGGTTCCAGAAGATGGATCGGAACCGCGACGGCGACGTGTCCCGGCGCGAGTTCCTGGGATCGGAAGACGACTTCCGGCGTCTCGACCGCGACGGCGACGGGCTGATCGACGCCCACGAAGCCGAAGCCGCCAGCAAGCCCGAAACGCGGTAA
- a CDS encoding DUF1501 domain-containing protein, producing the protein MSSRHGSRLDRRHFLRAGVASVGVSLSGWLGRLAAEGGADPARKRACILLWMNGGPSQLDTFDPKPEHANGGPVRPIRTKAPGVRISEYLPKLAQRADKLAIVRGMVTKEADHNRGSYLMRTGRVPGGPLRYPTLGSFVGKELIRPGAEMPAFVSVAPFRQLSPEAYAPGFLGPRYAPLVVAENAADPPADDISRVLRVQDLDRPAEVSAERGAARSAFRDGMDAEFLADHPDAAGEAHRTAYRRAAALMRAAGGEAFNLTQEKDALRDQYGRNLFGQGCLLARRLVERGVPFVEVTLSSAPGVNNGIGWDTHDNNFDAVKKLCGVLDPAWAALMDDLEARGLLDTTTIVWMGEFGRTPRINSNTGRDHWANAWSTVLAGGGIRGGQAVGATSADGMEVKDRPVSVPDLLATVCTALGLDPAKQNLSHIGRPIRLVDSVGVPLKEVVS; encoded by the coding sequence ATGTCTTCACGCCACGGCTCACGGTTAGACCGCCGGCACTTCTTGCGGGCCGGCGTGGCGAGCGTCGGGGTCAGCCTCTCCGGCTGGCTCGGGCGGCTCGCTGCCGAAGGGGGCGCCGACCCGGCGCGCAAGCGGGCGTGCATCCTCCTGTGGATGAACGGCGGGCCGAGCCAGCTCGACACCTTCGACCCGAAGCCGGAACACGCCAACGGCGGGCCGGTGAGACCGATCCGCACGAAGGCCCCCGGCGTCCGCATCAGCGAGTACCTCCCGAAGCTCGCTCAGCGGGCCGACAAACTCGCCATCGTCCGGGGCATGGTCACCAAGGAAGCCGACCACAATCGCGGGAGCTACCTGATGCGAACCGGGCGCGTGCCCGGCGGGCCGCTCCGCTACCCCACGCTCGGCTCGTTCGTCGGCAAGGAACTCATCCGGCCCGGCGCCGAAATGCCGGCGTTCGTCAGCGTCGCGCCGTTCCGGCAGCTCAGCCCCGAAGCGTACGCCCCCGGGTTCCTCGGCCCGCGGTACGCGCCGCTCGTCGTGGCGGAGAACGCCGCCGATCCCCCGGCCGATGACATCAGCCGGGTGCTGCGCGTGCAGGACCTCGACCGCCCCGCCGAGGTCTCCGCGGAGCGCGGGGCCGCCCGCTCCGCGTTCCGGGACGGTATGGACGCGGAGTTCCTCGCCGACCACCCGGACGCGGCCGGGGAGGCGCACCGCACCGCGTACCGGCGGGCGGCGGCGCTCATGCGGGCCGCCGGGGGCGAGGCGTTCAACCTGACTCAAGAAAAAGACGCGCTCCGCGACCAGTACGGGCGCAACCTGTTCGGCCAGGGGTGTCTGCTCGCGCGCAGGCTTGTGGAGCGCGGGGTGCCGTTCGTCGAGGTCACGCTCTCGTCCGCGCCGGGGGTGAACAACGGGATCGGCTGGGACACGCACGACAACAACTTCGACGCCGTGAAAAAGCTGTGCGGCGTCCTCGACCCGGCGTGGGCCGCGCTGATGGACGACCTGGAGGCCCGCGGGCTCCTCGACACCACCACGATCGTGTGGATGGGGGAGTTCGGGCGCACCCCGCGCATCAACTCGAACACGGGCCGCGACCACTGGGCCAACGCGTGGTCCACCGTTCTCGCTGGCGGCGGGATCAGGGGCGGGCAAGCGGTCGGCGCGACGAGCGCGGACGGGATGGAGGTTAAGGACCGCCCGGTATCGGTGCCGGATCTGCTGGCGACGGTCTGCACGGCGCTCGGTCTCGACCCGGCGAAACAGAACCTCTCGCACATCGGCCGGCCCATCCGGCTGGTCGACTCGGTCGGGGTTCCGCTAAAGGAGGTGGTGTCGTGA
- a CDS encoding DUF1549 and DUF1553 domain-containing protein translates to MYHLLLGSVTGALLAAPYPAVGAEPTRPARPGPPSVPALATKIDRALESAWAKNNITPAAPASDTEFLRRVYLDLAGRVPSVAEARAFLEGARADKRRALVAELLARPAYARHFAAVWRHLLLPEADTNFQVHFLAPGFEQWLRREFERNVPFDRMVRDVLTTPVDRDTTQQALRGDSVTSPVAFYLAKEAKPENLAAASARVFLGIRLECAQCHDHPFATWTRDQFWGLAAFFSGIRSQERGVGFAVPDKEILDRRELIVPGSERVVQAMFPDGTEPRWRFKVGARQTLAEWVTGGENPYFARAAVNRVWAHLFGVGLVEPVDELTGSPDAVAHHPELLDELAKAFVESGYDLKGLIEAITGSRAYQLTSRGRAAAAPLFSRQQLRGLTAEQLFDSLAVATGQPDDLRDDPRFGARNTPRTEFVMKFGQQSGRPVDHEMTIIQALTLMNGPFVTGATSPERSELLSAVLTAPFLTERGRIETVYLAALARTPTAHEMEKAMALVAKAAAGGGQKARRDEAVADIFWALLNSAEFLFNH, encoded by the coding sequence ATGTACCATTTGCTGTTGGGTTCGGTTACGGGCGCACTGCTCGCGGCCCCGTACCCTGCGGTCGGCGCGGAGCCGACGAGGCCGGCGCGACCGGGACCTCCGTCCGTACCCGCTCTCGCAACGAAAATCGACCGCGCGCTGGAATCGGCGTGGGCGAAGAACAATATCACCCCGGCCGCACCGGCAAGCGACACGGAGTTCCTTCGCCGCGTGTACCTCGACCTGGCCGGGCGCGTGCCATCGGTGGCCGAGGCGCGTGCGTTCCTGGAGGGCGCGCGTGCGGACAAGCGGCGCGCCCTGGTCGCCGAGTTGCTCGCCCGCCCGGCCTACGCCCGGCACTTCGCGGCCGTGTGGCGCCATTTGCTGCTGCCGGAAGCCGACACCAACTTCCAGGTTCATTTCCTGGCCCCGGGGTTCGAGCAGTGGTTACGGCGGGAGTTCGAGCGGAACGTTCCGTTCGACCGGATGGTCCGCGACGTTCTGACAACGCCCGTCGACCGTGACACGACGCAGCAGGCCTTGAGGGGCGACAGCGTAACGAGTCCGGTCGCGTTCTACCTCGCAAAAGAGGCGAAGCCGGAGAACCTTGCGGCGGCATCGGCGCGCGTATTCCTCGGCATCCGGCTGGAATGCGCCCAGTGCCACGATCACCCGTTCGCGACCTGGACCCGAGACCAGTTCTGGGGCCTGGCGGCGTTCTTCAGCGGCATCCGCTCGCAGGAGCGGGGCGTTGGGTTCGCGGTACCGGACAAAGAGATCTTGGACCGGCGCGAGCTGATCGTTCCGGGGAGCGAGCGGGTCGTTCAGGCGATGTTCCCGGACGGCACCGAGCCGCGGTGGCGGTTCAAGGTCGGAGCGCGCCAAACCCTCGCGGAGTGGGTGACCGGAGGGGAGAACCCGTACTTCGCCCGGGCCGCGGTGAACCGGGTGTGGGCGCACCTGTTCGGCGTCGGATTGGTCGAGCCGGTCGACGAGTTGACCGGCAGCCCGGACGCAGTGGCCCATCACCCGGAACTGCTCGACGAACTCGCCAAGGCGTTTGTGGAGAGCGGGTACGACCTCAAAGGGCTGATCGAAGCAATCACGGGCTCGCGGGCGTACCAGCTCACGAGCCGCGGCCGCGCGGCCGCAGCGCCCCTGTTCTCGCGCCAGCAGCTCCGCGGGCTGACCGCCGAGCAGCTCTTCGACAGCCTCGCGGTCGCGACCGGGCAGCCCGACGACCTCCGCGACGACCCGCGGTTCGGGGCACGCAACACCCCCCGGACCGAATTCGTAATGAAGTTCGGCCAGCAGTCCGGGCGCCCCGTCGATCACGAGATGACCATTATTCAGGCACTCACGCTGATGAACGGACCGTTCGTGACCGGCGCAACGAGTCCGGAGCGGAGTGAACTGCTCTCCGCGGTGCTCACCGCACCGTTCTTGACCGAGCGGGGGCGTATCGAGACGGTGTACCTAGCCGCATTGGCCCGCACGCCGACCGCGCACGAGATGGAGAAAGCCATGGCGCTCGTGGCGAAAGCCGCGGCTGGTGGCGGCCAGAAGGCGCGACGCGACGAGGCCGTTGCTGACATCTTTTGGGCGCTATTGAACAGCGCAGAGTTCTTGTTCAACCACTGA
- a CDS encoding WD40 repeat domain-containing protein — MKYGVVWLAVTFAVGFASAAQDEPKQAKSAPAKAAPAPSRAPRFHPTPVPLSGSSGEVHTLAVSPDGKRVAYGGPTSPSGGFVAVRELDTKKELFTLALRLPPNSVAFSPDGRRVLIAGTDPEARLVEGDTGEAVFSLKLNDSTRAVFSPDGKTIATGTAAAAVQLWDAATGDELVKLPGATGRLSSVAFSPDGKKLVACSAEQAMNMTSRGRVFVWDVPTQRLTTKLDTGPGFVLTAAFTTDGKTIATGGGSTQVRLWDLATGTERAVLAGPDVPFDGVAFAFNGDIIAGLFGNGTIYVWNTATQKSLSTLITPPGTCRAVALAPGGKTLVTGGTRRAVKVWDLAGGKELAMLQQDPLPRDLPTPLALAAAPNGSLVAVATEEQGVTLRDARSGEHLGDLKGHEDAVTCLAFSANGRALASGSADKTVRLWDSVTRKELAVLKGHTNWVYAVAFSPDGKTVATGAYDKTVRMWDVATGKQIRSIDAHRGSVRAVAFSADGKTVASGGSDRTVKLWNAETGALLTALPGHQGSVRGVAFSPDGKTLASGSEDGTVRVWSVSEAKELIVLRGHTDEVVCVSYTGPDGLVSGGADGTVRVWDATTGTAIMNALAHPGGVTGCAVLGGAGLVSVGQDKVLKRWRADAPGPVRVLAGHTGAVHAAVFSPDGNRIVSGGNWPEGDKTVRVWDTATGQETLKIDLPTQVAMVAFSPNGKFVLAAGDDHSSYLLDASTGQVVRKFRGHADAVHGVAFSHDGKQVLTCGADKTARLWDTETAKELKPFTGHTGLVRRVAFHPDGRHALSAGRDGVVRMWELDTAKEVRQFRASGNWADCLSVSPNGKLVAVGGKETKVYEVETGRLVHTLDAHPYGVTTVSHSTDGKYVLTGGYDGSAKLWDAGTGKELYQFRGHSNFLWSATFSPDGKWVLTACGGVSTDGSFKKGNDFLIRLWAMPDAQTMAEFGSAN; from the coding sequence ATGAAATACGGCGTGGTGTGGCTCGCGGTCACGTTCGCGGTCGGGTTCGCCTCGGCCGCACAGGACGAACCGAAACAAGCCAAGAGCGCACCTGCGAAAGCGGCCCCCGCTCCAAGCAGAGCCCCGCGGTTCCACCCGACGCCGGTTCCGCTGTCCGGCTCGAGCGGTGAGGTCCACACCCTGGCCGTTTCGCCTGACGGAAAGCGGGTCGCCTACGGCGGCCCGACCAGCCCGTCGGGCGGGTTCGTTGCGGTCCGGGAGTTGGACACGAAGAAAGAGCTGTTCACGCTGGCGCTGCGGCTGCCGCCCAACTCGGTCGCGTTCTCGCCCGACGGCCGCCGCGTGCTGATCGCCGGGACCGATCCCGAAGCGCGGCTGGTCGAGGGCGACACTGGCGAAGCCGTCTTCAGCCTCAAGCTCAACGACAGCACCCGCGCCGTATTCAGCCCCGACGGAAAGACCATCGCCACAGGCACCGCGGCCGCAGCGGTCCAGCTCTGGGACGCCGCAACGGGCGACGAGTTGGTGAAGCTACCCGGAGCAACGGGACGACTGTCCAGCGTGGCGTTCTCCCCGGACGGCAAAAAGCTCGTCGCGTGCAGTGCGGAACAGGCCATGAACATGACCAGTCGGGGTAGAGTGTTCGTCTGGGACGTTCCCACCCAGCGGCTGACGACAAAACTCGACACCGGTCCTGGGTTCGTCCTCACCGCCGCGTTCACCACCGACGGCAAAACGATCGCCACCGGCGGGGGATCGACCCAGGTGCGGCTGTGGGATCTGGCAACCGGAACGGAACGGGCCGTACTTGCGGGACCCGACGTGCCGTTTGACGGTGTAGCGTTCGCTTTTAACGGCGATATTATCGCCGGTCTGTTCGGTAACGGAACAATCTATGTTTGGAACACGGCAACGCAAAAATCACTCTCCACCCTGATCACACCCCCGGGAACCTGTCGCGCGGTCGCGCTCGCTCCGGGGGGCAAAACTCTCGTGACGGGCGGAACGCGGAGAGCGGTGAAGGTGTGGGATCTGGCGGGTGGCAAGGAACTTGCCATGCTTCAACAGGACCCTTTGCCGCGCGACCTGCCCACCCCCCTCGCCCTGGCGGCCGCACCAAACGGTTCACTCGTCGCGGTCGCGACCGAGGAACAGGGTGTCACGCTCCGCGACGCCCGGAGCGGTGAACACCTGGGCGATTTGAAGGGCCATGAGGACGCGGTGACCTGTCTCGCGTTCTCCGCAAACGGTCGGGCGCTCGCGTCCGGGAGCGCGGACAAGACGGTGCGGTTGTGGGACAGCGTAACCCGCAAAGAACTTGCGGTCCTGAAAGGGCACACGAACTGGGTTTACGCCGTTGCGTTCAGCCCGGACGGCAAGACCGTGGCAACCGGCGCGTACGACAAAACGGTTCGCATGTGGGACGTGGCAACCGGTAAACAGATACGTTCGATCGACGCCCACCGCGGGTCGGTCCGTGCGGTCGCCTTCTCCGCCGACGGCAAGACGGTTGCGTCCGGCGGGAGCGACCGAACGGTCAAGTTGTGGAACGCGGAGACCGGAGCGCTTTTAACCGCACTGCCGGGACATCAGGGTTCGGTGCGCGGGGTCGCGTTCTCGCCGGACGGCAAGACGCTGGCTTCGGGTTCCGAGGACGGTACGGTGCGGGTGTGGAGCGTCAGCGAGGCCAAGGAGTTGATCGTGCTCCGGGGACACACCGACGAAGTCGTGTGCGTCAGCTATACCGGACCCGACGGGTTGGTGAGCGGTGGGGCCGACGGCACGGTGCGCGTGTGGGACGCGACGACCGGAACGGCAATCATGAACGCCCTAGCGCACCCGGGCGGGGTGACCGGATGCGCGGTTTTGGGCGGCGCCGGCTTGGTATCCGTGGGGCAGGACAAGGTGCTCAAGCGCTGGCGCGCGGACGCGCCGGGGCCGGTTCGGGTGCTCGCCGGTCACACCGGGGCGGTTCACGCGGCCGTATTCTCACCCGACGGCAACCGGATCGTGTCGGGCGGCAACTGGCCGGAAGGCGATAAAACGGTGCGCGTGTGGGACACCGCGACCGGTCAGGAAACACTCAAGATCGACCTCCCGACACAGGTCGCGATGGTCGCGTTCTCGCCGAACGGGAAGTTCGTTCTTGCTGCGGGCGACGACCACAGTTCATACCTTCTTGATGCCTCAACGGGTCAAGTGGTGCGCAAGTTCCGGGGGCACGCGGACGCCGTACACGGAGTCGCCTTCTCACACGACGGCAAACAGGTTCTGACCTGCGGGGCGGATAAAACCGCCCGCCTCTGGGACACGGAAACCGCCAAGGAGTTAAAGCCGTTCACCGGCCACACCGGACTGGTTCGGCGGGTGGCGTTCCACCCGGACGGGCGGCACGCACTGTCCGCCGGGCGGGACGGCGTGGTACGGATGTGGGAACTCGATACCGCAAAGGAGGTCCGTCAGTTCCGCGCGTCCGGGAACTGGGCCGACTGCCTTTCCGTCTCTCCAAACGGCAAGTTGGTGGCGGTCGGCGGGAAAGAAACGAAGGTGTACGAGGTCGAGACCGGAAGGCTCGTCCACACTCTCGACGCCCACCCGTACGGCGTCACCACCGTAAGCCACTCCACCGACGGCAAGTACGTGCTCACCGGCGGCTACGACGGGTCCGCCAAGTTGTGGGACGCGGGGACCGGAAAAGAGCTGTATCAGTTCCGCGGGCACAGCAACTTCCTCTGGTCCGCGACCTTCTCCCCCGACGGCAAATGGGTCCTCACCGCGTGCGGCGGCGTCAGCACGGACGGGTCGTTTAAAAAGGGCAACGATTTCCTCATCAGGCTGTGGGCGATGCCGGACGCACAAACGATGGCCGAATTTGGTTCCGCGAACTGA